The DNA region CAGGGTTCGGCAACTGATCCTCGAGTGGTTGGCGCCGTAAATCGCTGCAGACTGTTCCGGTGTTCCGGCCTTCAGTGTGTTGCAAGATGCGCGATGGCCTTGCGGACGGCGGCGACTTGATCTTGCGGACCAAAGCCGTAACCTTCGCCGTTGTCCGGCATCTTCGACAATTCCTCCGCCAGCTTCTCCAGTTGGGCGATAACTTCCGGCAGGTTGCTGTCGAGACGCTCGAGTTCTTGCAACGCATTTTCCGGATGCAGGCTGATGCGGTTGCCGGTCTGTGCGGTGTCGAGCATGATGTCGGGCGCCCAGCCGTTGGGCCATGAGTTTTCCGCCATTGCCATGGCCCGCTTCAAGCGCGCGATTTTTCCGGCAGCGCCCTCCAACAATTGTTGTCTTGCCATCAGCTGTGGAGGGAACTTCAGCTTGATGCTGGCCTTCCGCGTCACAGTTTGAGCGGGGAGCGAGAGGATAGTGCTGAGATGTTCTCCGTCGTAGCGCCAGCCGGGGACTGCGCCGTCGCGAGAAAACGGCACCGGGTGGGCATCGAAGGTCACTTCTGCCGGAGGCCACGTAAGCGGCAGTCGGATCTCGTACCCTCGCTCGCCAGGCATCCCGGGATAGCTCCCTTCCGCAGGAAGAATCTCCAGCGTCATCGTGTTCTTGTCACGGACTTGTTGAATGAGGGTGCTGGCAAATTCGTTGTGCTTGTATCCAAGTGTGTTACCGCCATCTTCGTACAGGCGGCTTGCGCCATGAGCCGCCGGGAAAGCGGTGAGGATCAAGGGATCAATTGGTTTTTCGCCGGTGTGCAGCATTTTTGGCTGGGTGGGGATGATGGCTCCCGCTTTCGCATACACGGGAATTTCATCAAGTCCGAAACTGCGTTCCACTTTTGCGGGTCCTCTCAGCACCGCTCCGGTGAACCACTCGATCCAGGTGCCGGGCGGCAGCCAAACGGATTTTGTCGCCAGATCAGTGGCGGCGGCCATCGGTGACGTGATCGGCGCGACCAGCATGTCGTCGCCAAACATATATTCGTCCTTAAACTCGTAGGCCTCAGGCGACTCCGGCCAGTCGTAGTACATGGGCCGAAGCAGCGAGATTCCGGTGTCATAAGCCTGGCGCGCCGCAGTGTAGATATAGGGAATCAGCGCGTAACGTAAGAGATAAGAATCGCGCATGATCTCGGCGTACGGTTCGGGATAAGCCCAGATTCGACGCTCCGAGCCAGGGTTCTTGGTGGTATGCGTACGCAGGATCGGACTGAAGACGCCGAACTGGATCCAGCGCGTGTAAAGCTCCGGCGAGACCTCTCCCGGCATGTGGCCGCCGATATCGTGACTCCAGTAACCGTAGCCGACGTTCGCCGCCGTCGCAGTAAAGTACGGTTGGAAGGCTAGCGAGTCCCACACCGAGATCGTGTCTCCGGAAAAACCGATCTGGTAGCGGTGATTGCCCAACCCGCCCCAACGATGAAACAGCAAAGGACGTTTGCCTTCGCGCTCCATGTCGGTGAAGTGCACATAGTTCAGCCACCACGTGTTGTTTAGCCCGGGAAGGGAAGTATCCGGTTCCTGCTGCCAATCAAGCCAGAAGAAATCGATTCCCAGTCGCTCCAGCGGATGATGCAGGATGTCCATGTAGCTGGTTGCAAATCTTTTGTTTGCGATGTCGAACGGCACGTATTGTTTCGTTGCAGGATCAATGCCCATGGCACGTGCCATCTCGGGATATTGCCGCTCGAACGGTTGAACACCGGAGGCCGGGTGCATGTTCAGCGTGCTCTTCAGGCCCTGTTCGTGCACCCACTTCAGGAATTCGCCGGGATCGGGGAAGTACAGCGGATTCCACGTGTATCCAGTCCAACCGAGGACGTGATCTGACGAATCTTTCTTGTTCTCCCACCAGCGCACGCCAAACGTTGGGTGCCAGTCCATATCGATAACGAGGACATCGAGCGGGACATCGTGCTCGCGAAATTGGCTTACCAGTTCCTTGAATTCCTGATCCGTGTACGCCCAATAGCGCGACCACCAGGCGCCAAACGCGAAGCGCGGCGGTAAAGGGATACGCCCGGCCACCTTCACGTAATCGCCGAGCGCCGCTTTATAGTCGTGGCCATAGCCGAAGAAATACCAGTCCTGGTGCGGTGCTGCTTTGCGGGCTATCGCCCACGGCCAATCCGAGTCGTCGAACAGCGGGCGGCCGGTATCGTCAATCACGACCCAGCCATCACGCGAGACCAGGCCGGAGCCGAGGTTTGTCGATCCCTTCACACCGTCGAGAGTCCGAATCGTGCCCTGGAGATTACCCTTGTCTTCTATTCCCGGCCGCCACGTGACCTGTTGCCCGTTCAGATGAAAACTGATTTCCAGATCGTCGGCGGAGAAGCGCCCGTCCTTGCTGCGGTAGCGGAGTGAGAGCTGGTTCGTTTTGATGTTTAGCGAGTCGCCGGCGGTTGCGGCCTTGAAATCGGGCACAGGAAGGCGCCGGTTGATGAACACCAGCGAAGCATGATCCTCGAACTTGCCGTCTTCAGACCACTCCATGCGAATCAGTCGTGGCGTCAGCACCGTAAAGCGCGCATGACCCGAAATAACGATGGCTCTCGGATCGGGGACGGGATCGTCTCGTTGTGCCGCAGCAAAGACCGAGAACAGCAGGACGATTATGGCGCAGCGCCAGACTCGAGCCATCATGATGGCCGCATATCTTAGCAACCCCGCGCCGCCGAGGCCGAAAATACCGTTGAAATTTCTGCTGGAGAGGGCTCGCCCCACTTCGAGAGAGCATTCGAGCGCTCGCTCGAACTCAACTAACTACGCCGGTTGAGGCTTGGGATGCGTCTATTACGGCCGGTCAGCATAGGGACCGCTGTCAGCGGCTGCTACTTGCTCCCGCTGCAGCGCGGCGACCTCCGGTTCCCCGTTGGGCATCCGAATCCATGTCATCCGGTAACGAGTCGGTGAAGGTAGGAACCAATGGTGGACGGGATGTTAGGCCGCACCTGATGCCAAGTCAACCACTACAGATTTTTTGCTTCGGCTTTCCTGGACCTTGGTCGGCCCATTCTCTTGCTGCTTCGCGCCGTTGGCGTCGACACCGATTCCTTTGACCGGGGCCGCCGAAGCTCGCCTTCAGCCGCCGGCTTTTTCGCGCCGGTCGCGTCAGCCCCGTACATGCTGACGGGTCGTTTGGCTGCTTCATCAACGTGGAGCTGAAAAATGTCCGGCCGCGCGTAGTGTCCCACGACATCGAGGTCGAATTTGCCGCGAACGATCTGCGCGCGGTCAATCTCAGCCGACAATATCGCCTCGCCCTCCACGTTCGGCCCGGCAAGAAAATTGCCGAAGGGGTCAACAATGCAACTTCCGCCGCGACAAACGATCGCCTCCGGATCTGCTCCGAACGAGGAGCTATAATCCGGCGGAAAATCGCGCCGGCGGTTGAACTGGTTGCAGGAAAGCACGAAGCAGCGTCCTTCAACCGCGATATGGCGCATCGACGCTATCCAGGAGTCGCGAGCGTCGGCCGTGGGAGCGCAATAGATTTCGATCCCTTTGGCGTACATCGCCGCGCGCATTAACGGCAGATAATTCTCCCAGCAGATTACCGCCCCCAGTTTCCCCAGCGGCGTGTCGAACACGGGCATAGTGGAACCATCACCGAAGCCCCACACCAGGCGCTCGGAACCGGTCGGCATGATTTTGCGGTGCTTGCCGAGCAGGCTGCCGTCCGGCGCGAAAAACAATACCGAGCAGTACAGCGTTCCACCCGCGCGTTCGACCACGCCCACCACCAGGTAGATGTCATTCGCGCGTGCCGCCCTGCCGAGCTGGTCCGCGGCTGGGCCGGGCACGTCCACGCTGCTCTCCCAGTACCGGCGAAAGTCTTCCCGGCCCGCATCCGTGCGCGCGCCAACCACCGCGCCGAAATCCAACCCTCGCGGATAAGCAGAAACAAACGCTTCGGGAAAGAGCACCAACCGCGCGCCCAATCGGGCTGCGTCGCTGGCAAGCGCACGGACCTTCTGGATCGTTCGGTCGCGGTCGAACGCCACCGGAGCGGCCTGGACGACAGCGACCTTGAATGTATTGGCCATAATTGGGAACGATACAAGGGGAGCCAGTTAGTGAGCAATTAACGTCGCAGTTTTCAGTTTGGTCCTGTGCCCGATCGACGGGCAAACCGGCACTAATCGGCCCTGGACGAAGAAACCAAAACTCCCCAAGACTGGCCGCGGGAGTCTGTTTAAAAAGATGACCCAGCATCTCTCCTCGCGGCAGGGCACGTAGTAAATCGGAACCACGACTTCCCAAACGACAACCTGCCGGCGGTATTTCAAGCTGAATGTAATTGACCCGCTGCGATGCCCGCGCAACATTCGATTGGCCCATCTCCGAACGCACTACTCGTATGGCGGTGAACACCATGGCGGTGATGGCAATCACATCCGCACCAACAGACTTCAGGTAGATATATGTGCCGGTGAGGATCAGTCGCCCGGGGCGTGTACCACCCTACGGTCGTTCCTGGCGAGTTGCATTGATCACGGATGGGTAGTGCGGGAGGTCTTGCATGCCCCGGCTGATTCGTCACCTCCGCCAAATTTCAGTTGTAATCGCGTTGCTCTTCATCACAGTCCACGCTTTTGGACAGGACAGGGTCCACGACTATTTCGATCAGAACTGCTCATCCTGCCACTCCATTGGAGGCGGCGTGCTTGCCGGTCCTGACCTGAAGAATGTCACGAAGCGCGCCGACAGGCACTGGCTGGTTGAGTTCATTCGCGATCCCGACGCAAAGATTTCCGCCAAAGACAAATATGCACTGCAGCTGGTGCAGGAGGCGCAGGGTATCACGATGCCCGGTTTCGCCGACATCAACAACGAATTCGGAGAGCAAGTCTTGCAGTATATCGACCAGCAGTCTTCCGGCGGCGCTCTTGCGGCGGCACCTCCGGCCGGGCTTGGTGATGCCAATCGCGGCCGTACCATTTTCGTCGGCGCAAGACCCTTGCGCAATGGCGGCACGGCCTGCATGGCGTGTCACCGCGCGGCGAGCGTGGCGTCGGGCGGCGGACGGCTCGGGCCTGAGCTGACGCTCGTGCATCGCAAGCTCGGTGGTGACCGTGGCATGCCGCCGTGGTTGAGCAATCCGCCAACCCAGGTGATGGCGACCGTATACCGTTCGCGCCCCCTGACCGCGGCAGAAGTTGCAGACCTGACCAGCTTCTTCCGCGAGACGTCGGAAGCATCGCGACAACTATCGAATGCACCGCTCCACCGGGTCCAGATGTTCGGCCTAGGTGGTTCGCTGGTCCTCTTTGTTGTGGCGGGAGTGTGCTGGCGCGGGCGTATACGCAGTGTGCGCCGGGCCGTGCTCGGCCAGCGAGGTGCACGATGAAAGCACGCGATGCGTTGTCATGGATTAAGGACGAGGCAGGACCGGAGCTGCGGCAGTGGGAGGAGTTCTATCGCAATCGCTGGCAGCACGACAAAGTGATGCGTAGCACACATGGGGTGAACTGTACCGGGTCGTGTTCATGGCAAGTTTTCGTAAAAGACGGAATCGTGACATGGGAGATGCAGGCCCTGGATTATCCGCGCATCTCCCCGGAATTGCCGCCGCACGAACCTCGCGGATGCCAGCGTGGAATGTCGTTTTCCTGGTATTTATACAGCCCGCTGCGCGTCAAGTTTCCCTACGTGCGCGGAGCGCTGCTTGATCTTTGGACGCGGGCACGCGCGGATCATCCCGACCCGGTGGATGCCTGGCGATCGCTGGTTGAAATTCCTGGCAAGCGCGCTTCTTGGCAAAAAGCGCGCGGCAAAGGGGGCTTGCGGCGCGTCGGGTGGGACGAGGCAGTCGAGCTGATTGCCGCCGCGAACATCTACACGATCAAGAAATACGGTCCCGACCGCATCGCCGGTTTCTCGCCGATCCCGGCGATGTCGATGCTCAGCTACGCCTCGGGAGCGCGCATGCTGCAGTTGATGGGCGGGGTCTCGCTTTCCTTCTATGACTGGTACTGCGACCTGCCGAACGCATCGCCGGAAACCTGGGGCGAGCAGACCGATGTTCCCGAAGCCGCCGACTGGTTCAACGCGCGCATGATCGCTGTGGTCGGCTCGAACGTGAGCATGACGCGCACGCCCGACTGCCACTTCCTGACTGAAGCACGGCAGAACGGAACTCGGCTCTGGGTCTTTTCGCCGGATTTCTCCGAAGTCGCGAAATTTGCTGATCAGTGGGCGCCGGTTCGCGGCGGGCAGGACAGTGCGTGGTGGCTGGCGGTGAACCACGTCCTGCTGAACGAATTCCACCATCAGCGCCAGGTACCGTTCTTCCTCGATTATGCCAGGCGCTACACCGATGCCCCTTATCTTATCGAGCTCAAACCGCACGGCAACGTCTGGCGTGCCGGGCAGATGCTGCGCGCCAACCGCCTCGCCGAGTACTGTGGTGCGGAGAACGGCGACTGGAAATTTGTTGTTTGGGACGTCATCGCCAACAGGCCCAAGATGCCAATGGGCAGTGTCGGCCATCGCTGGAGCACGGAGAAAGGAAAGTGGAACCTCATTCCGCAGGACGCAGTCGATGGGTCGCCCATCGACGCCCGCCTTTCGTTCCGCGATGAGAATGATGGCGTAATTTCGCTGGAAATCGAGACTTTCGATGCAACACGCGTCCTGCATCGAGCAGTTCCCATCAGAAAGTTGCGCGCTGCGGATGGCCATGAACTGGTTATCGCTACCGTGTACGACTTGCTTTTTGCGCAGTATGGCGTCTCACGTG from Terriglobales bacterium includes:
- a CDS encoding TIM-barrel domain-containing protein translates to MMARVWRCAIIVLLFSVFAAAQRDDPVPDPRAIVISGHARFTVLTPRLIRMEWSEDGKFEDHASLVFINRRLPVPDFKAATAGDSLNIKTNQLSLRYRSKDGRFSADDLEISFHLNGQQVTWRPGIEDKGNLQGTIRTLDGVKGSTNLGSGLVSRDGWVVIDDTGRPLFDDSDWPWAIARKAAPHQDWYFFGYGHDYKAALGDYVKVAGRIPLPPRFAFGAWWSRYWAYTDQEFKELVSQFREHDVPLDVLVIDMDWHPTFGVRWWENKKDSSDHVLGWTGYTWNPLYFPDPGEFLKWVHEQGLKSTLNMHPASGVQPFERQYPEMARAMGIDPATKQYVPFDIANKRFATSYMDILHHPLERLGIDFFWLDWQQEPDTSLPGLNNTWWLNYVHFTDMEREGKRPLLFHRWGGLGNHRYQIGFSGDTISVWDSLAFQPYFTATAANVGYGYWSHDIGGHMPGEVSPELYTRWIQFGVFSPILRTHTTKNPGSERRIWAYPEPYAEIMRDSYLLRYALIPYIYTAARQAYDTGISLLRPMYYDWPESPEAYEFKDEYMFGDDMLVAPITSPMAAATDLATKSVWLPPGTWIEWFTGAVLRGPAKVERSFGLDEIPVYAKAGAIIPTQPKMLHTGEKPIDPLILTAFPAAHGASRLYEDGGNTLGYKHNEFASTLIQQVRDKNTMTLEILPAEGSYPGMPGERGYEIRLPLTWPPAEVTFDAHPVPFSRDGAVPGWRYDGEHLSTILSLPAQTVTRKASIKLKFPPQLMARQQLLEGAAGKIARLKRAMAMAENSWPNGWAPDIMLDTAQTGNRISLHPENALQELERLDSNLPEVIAQLEKLAEELSKMPDNGEGYGFGPQDQVAAVRKAIAHLATH
- a CDS encoding nitrilase-related carbon-nitrogen hydrolase, with the translated sequence MANTFKVAVVQAAPVAFDRDRTIQKVRALASDAARLGARLVLFPEAFVSAYPRGLDFGAVVGARTDAGREDFRRYWESSVDVPGPAADQLGRAARANDIYLVVGVVERAGGTLYCSVLFFAPDGSLLGKHRKIMPTGSERLVWGFGDGSTMPVFDTPLGKLGAVICWENYLPLMRAAMYAKGIEIYCAPTADARDSWIASMRHIAVEGRCFVLSCNQFNRRRDFPPDYSSSFGADPEAIVCRGGSCIVDPFGNFLAGPNVEGEAILSAEIDRAQIVRGKFDLDVVGHYARPDIFQLHVDEAAKRPVSMYGADATGAKKPAAEGELRRPRSKESVSTPTARSSKRMGRPRSRKAEAKNL
- a CDS encoding c-type cytochrome, coding for MPRLIRHLRQISVVIALLFITVHAFGQDRVHDYFDQNCSSCHSIGGGVLAGPDLKNVTKRADRHWLVEFIRDPDAKISAKDKYALQLVQEAQGITMPGFADINNEFGEQVLQYIDQQSSGGALAAAPPAGLGDANRGRTIFVGARPLRNGGTACMACHRAASVASGGGRLGPELTLVHRKLGGDRGMPPWLSNPPTQVMATVYRSRPLTAAEVADLTSFFRETSEASRQLSNAPLHRVQMFGLGGSLVLFVVAGVCWRGRIRSVRRAVLGQRGAR